Within the Peromyscus maniculatus bairdii isolate BWxNUB_F1_BW_parent chromosome 2, HU_Pman_BW_mat_3.1, whole genome shotgun sequence genome, the region AGGCAGGCTGAGGACTGAtgtaaaaaccaaagcaaaccaagaTTTATTGAAAACAGCAATCTTGCAGTAGGACAAGTCGGCCGAAATGCCACTGCTCAGAAAACAACGTGCATGAAAACCTCAGCAGTAGAAAAACTAGAGGACTGAAATAACAACAGACTGACTACCAGAGAGCTGTGCAACGGCACCTGCGGGAGCACAGGGCCCCACCGCTCCCTGCAGAGCACGAGTCACACGGCCCTGCTCGTGAACCCTCCAGGACAAGGCCCAAGCAGTCTACAGGCTGGGGGACCTCAAGCCACAGACGGCTCACGGTCACtctgcaccaggcacacagagcCCTTGACTAGGCCTGTGTTCCCGATCCAAACAACTAGAGGTGTACAGCAAGACACTGGAgctctcagacagacagacagacagacagaagcaccGTCCCACGTGTCAGCAAGTGAAACTCTCCACCCAGCGTCCCACAGACTGGGGGAAGAGGACAGATGTGCGCTCTGTCGCCACCTCTGctgccccgccgccgccgccgccactgccgcctTCTCATTTGCCGGTCCGTATGCTGTTGCAGATCTGGGCAAGGCGGCtctagagaggagagggagaggtcaTTTTAAGACATGCCAGGCATGCCACACAGTCAGCTTAGTCTACCCAAGCACAGGATTGTTTTTAAagactgatttttgttttgttttgtttttcgagacagggtttctctgtgtagccctggctgtcctggaactcgctctgtagcccaggctggccttgaactgacagagatccgcctgcctctgctgggaataaagaaaggcatgcaccaccacagcccggcaagactgatttatttttcttttctgtgtgtgaatgtgtctaatgtctacagaggccagaagagggcactggatctccaggaactggagttacaggctgccaTGTTTGCTGGGagctaaacctgggtcctctgcaagagcaagcgCACCTAATCACTGAGGCAGTTCTCCAGCTTCCCGAGCCTAGGTCTCAGCGACTCTTCCTTTTGTTCTTCATTTGTACTGTAAACTAATCAGAGACTAACTGGAGAGTCATTTCTTAAGAGAGACACTGATGCTGGGGGATGACTGTCACAGATGTCTATGAGACCTTAGTACATATTTAGGACCCCAGCTCAAGGCTTGTCTCCTTCCTGATGTACACAAGGATGGGCCTCTAGCAGCCATGCCTGTACCCCAAGCTCCCGCCCACACCCAAGCACGGCTGACTGGGCTGTAGGCGGGCTATTCCTCTTGAGAATTGAACTAAGATAGAAAATGGAACAGTGTTGACAGGGAACAGTAAAGTAAGAGCTGGGCAGTGCTCTGCAAAGCCCCACAAAGGCCAGTGCAAAGGGCAAGCTCCTCCATGTGGAGACGAACCCAGGACTCACCGAGAGCTTCTTAATGTTTCCTATGGCCTCTGGATTCAGCTGAGCAATATCAACCTTCTGCAAGTCACTGGCCAATAACCGCAAACTCTGcatggagggagaaagggttaGATGGCATGTCCTTCCAGATTGGAACCTCTGGCAGCAGCCAGTGAACCCAGGGTCCCCTTGATATTCTGCATGTGGTGACAGAAGACAGCTAGGATGGAGAGATGATAATGCAGGCGGAGAGTACCAGTATGTTAGACCTCAGGAGACAACGAGGCCATCAATGCTATCAGTGGACCCCTGGCTGGGTCACACAGTACAATGCCACACAGACCAAATGTGAGACCAGACGCCCTCCCCTCATGCAGGCTGGTAACGCACTCTGCAGAACTGAGAACCAGGCCAGCCTGCTTCAGAATCTCTCAAGACTCTGGAGGTACACGGCCCTACCCCAGTGTGCCTTCCTCTGCGCTCCCTCTAACAGCCATTACTGTACACGCAGCGGAACCCAGAGTTGGGCATGGGTCCTCCCAGCTGGGCCACGACCCTGGGAGAGAACACCAGGTCCTGAGTGCTGAGGCAGTGTGGTGACTAGGATCCGCCCACTGAAGGGACTCTTCAGGGTCTCTGACGTAGGCGTGGGGAGCCACTCAGGGGAAAGAGGCTTCTGGGCTGTGCAGCACACGGGGCCTGGTTTCCCAGGATGCCACTTACCGCACCACCTCCCACGGGCACAGTGAGGGAGATCTCTTTGCTGTCAGCGAGAGGGCTGCCGTTGATGGAGATGTTGTAAATCTGCTCCCTGGCTGCTGGAGTGCGCAGGCCTGGGGTCTTGAAAACCCTAAAAGAGGAGAACTCAGTGAAGACGGCTTGGCAGACTGAATAATGACACCCTCACAACAAGCCCTTCCAACCCCATCTGGTCTCAAGCTGTAGTTTTCAAATCACACGCTTCTAAGAAGGCAAATTCTAAATTTAGGGAAAACATTTTTCAAGCTGTAATGACTAAACACAGCTGGAGAAAGGAGGCTACAATTATCAAACATACATCCAGCAAAAGTCAGCTCACACCCATGCAAACTGAGGGCCAAAGCTCCGTAATTTCCCACTCACCCACAGAACCAGAAGCACACGGGTTCCTGTGCGTCCAAACGCAGCTCAGTACTTCCACCCCGAGGACCTCTCCAGGGTCAAGGGAGGGGGATTCCGAGACAACATCACACTAATCCCCAAGGCATCCTTCTCTACACAGAACTTCAGTATGTATTTCCTCCAAAATGGAGGTAAGTAGATGTCGCAAATAGTGGAGCAGGAATTGAAATGGAAAGTCGCTAGGTgattctctgtgatttcaaggccagcctggtctacagagctagctctaggtcagccagggctttacagaaaccctgccttgaaaaaccaaaaataaataataaaaaagtggGAAGTCTTCCTCATCCGAGATAGCCCTTTCCTGTCCTACTCCCTAGAAGctattagtatttatttatttacttatttatttaggtttttcaagacagagcttctctgtgtagcttttggaacctgtcctggaactcactttgtagactaagatggccttgaactcagagattcacctgcctctgactcctgagtgctgggattaaaggcgtgtgccaccaccgcccggctgcagctATTGGTCTTAATTCCCTATTTTCCTCTATGTCCAAGAGCAACAGTAGCCGCAGTACATCTGGGAAGCAGCCTGGGAGAACTGCTGTGACTGGGAGGCTCCTCCCTTGGAGCACACACTATTCTCATTtcgtctcatgtagcccaggttggcctcaaactggctatgtggccaagggtgaccttgaactgatcttcctgcctccaactctcGAGGGCCGCGATTACCAGTGCACGCTACCATCACTCTGCCTTAACTGTGTCGACACAGGTTTCCTGCCTCATCAGCCAGCCCCCAGGGCAGGTATTAGCTTCTGCTGTAAACAGTCTTGTTATATTGGCTTCAGGAAAGGTGCTAtcaattttcttctttccaaggGTACAGGAATAAGCAACTACTCGGCTTCCAATACCATCTGACCAGAATCAGAGAAGGCAAAAAGCACAGGCCTTCCAGTCATCACAGGCCaatgctctctccctctcatcaGGAAAGGAGTTGAAAGCAGTGTCAGGGGAGGGCCAATGGTAGGAAGCTCAACTGTGCTCTGAGGTGTCTCACCAGAGATTCAGGAGCCATTACCTATACTGTTCACAGCTGGGCTCCACCCAATCCACCGGCTGCTCTTGGTACTTACCTGGAATCAAACCTAGGTGTCACGCCTGGGGTTGGTTTCACCAGAGATGGCTCCAGCCTGCTCATGGCTGGTGTCACAAAATCATTGCTTACCCTGCAGGGAAGAAACAGCCACGAGGGGTGTCAAGTCACAGGTGCAAGGATGGCAGTAGCTACAGAGGCAATGGTCATGCCAGATGCAGCCCTGCCCCCATCACGTTATGGAACCCTCTGAGTTGCCTGGGAGGGGAGCAATTTGTATCCATTTACAGCCACAGATGGTCATCATAGTAAAGAACTTCCCCGAGATCACACAGTAGTGAGGAGCAGAGAGGCTGAACCCGGGCAGCCTGTGGCAGCATTGGACTTCCCAGCCAGGTGGAAGAGCCTGAGGACCATGAGCCTGGTTCTCTCTGGGCACATGATCTGCCCTTCAGAGACAGGCAGTTTAGGGCCTAATTTCGTAAGTTGTTTCCCTTCCCCTCAAAGGGTTTACAGTAGAGTCAGCATGATCCATTTGAGCCCATGGAGAGTCTAAGCAGGACCAGAGGGCATTTCAAGaaactatggggctggagaggtggttctatggctaagagcacttcctgctgtCCGGAGGCCCACATTCCCCAtgcccacatcaggtggttccaGCTGCTATGCCTCATCCCCCAGGGctccctctgcttctgtttctaccATGATGAACGGACTTCCCCACCAAAAGCAAAACAGCACATCTATCTCAGAAAACCACCACCTTttgctcctgcctcttccttgtaCGGACTGGGTTCTCTTCCTGGATGGAGGGCATCTTTTGACCTACAAGTACAATCAAACAAACCTGAAGTCACACAGAGCCtagcaaaggagaaaagaaagataaaaacagaggggaaggagaaccagcttttgaaaggaaaagtaaaacTCAACACAGGAAGGTTTATCACAGttgagcacagtggcacatgctggtaatcccagcacctgagaggctgaggcaggaggacagtgagttcaaggccaacctgggctacacagtgaggctgtctcaaaaacgaGACCAAACACACAAGGGTTACTGCAGAGAATTCAGTGATTAAAATACGTACAACTTGAGGACTTGAGATAGAAGACACGGGCCAAGACTGAAGGGAAATcttgcatgtatacacatgcgcGTATGTGTGCACTCTGACATGAGTGTACACGGGGAGTCCAGAGATGGATGCTGGGTGTTTCCCCCTAGTGTTCCTCCCCTTACTGTGTGAGACAGGccctctcactgaacttggagctcactgatgggcTGGTCAGGTTGGCTTGTCTCCCACTGTCCTTCCGACCCCACTGTCTCCCTTCCCGGCCACCCGTGGGAGGAGTATTCTGAGGATCTCACTTCTACCCCCCTCTAGTGCACAGCAGCAGCTCCCTCTGCTTGCTCCAGCACAGTCTTCTCACCTGGGATGAACATATAAAGACCCAGGGTCCCAGAGTCTCTCCACCCTGCTGAGCTCTAGGCTGGAATCCTGTCTACACATCCTGAAAAGTACTTAACTCAGCAGGGCATGCAATTGGCAGGTGCTCCCCGGAGCCTTAACCAGAGGCTCTGCCTTTTCAGGGGTCCTACCGTCACTGGATGGCCACTGTCTAGTCTAGAAAGCATCTACAATCTCTGGTTTCTCCTTTCTTAGGCCAACCAagctcactttttcttttttctttctttctttttttctttttaacttataaatgcccagccttagcttggcttgtttctggccagcttttctttctttcgcttttttttttttaattaaaaaaaaatttgccaggcggtggtggcgcacgcctttaatcccagcacttgggaggcagagccaggcggatctctgtgaattcgaggccagcctggtctccaaagcgagttccaggaaaggctcaaggctatacagagaaaccctgtcttgaaaaaccaaaattttttttcattttatatactaacccctgttccccttccctccccttcaccccccactcccccatcccatctccatcccctcctcataggcagtaaggcctcccttggggagtgaACACAGGCTGGCACACCAAGTTTGGACAAGCCCAAGCCCATCCCGCCTGCATCacggctgagtaaggcattgcaccatagggtAAAGAGCCAGTTCGTGTGCCTGGGATGAGTCCTGGCctcattgccaggggacccacaaacacatcaggCAATGCAACTGTCACCCACCTTagagggcctagtgtggtcccatgcaggctccccagctgtcagtcccgagaccatgagctcccactagcttggatcAGTTACCTCACTTTTTCTTGCTAACACTCACCCCAGAAAAATGCCTACTTCTTTTTAAACAGGCACTACACTTCAGGTTATCCTAACTATGCCCCTGgccttccttttccctctcccattCATTCTGAGTAGTTCTGAAATAACGACAGCTCATACAGCTCTTCTAGTGCCTCGCTGACAGAATGGAAACTCAAGCTTGGTATACGGGCATCCGTTATCTggtctctcctttcctccattACTCTCACAGCTTCTATCCCAGCCACACCAAACCTCGTCCTGCTCCTCAGACAGACTTTCCTCACCTGTCCTGAACTCTTGTCCCTTTCTTCTTCAGCTAGTGAAGCTTCTTCTGAGAGGATTGGCTGGGCGTGtcccacagcttcctcctccctcctcttcctgatCCACACACTTTACACTTGTATCTACAGTGACTTGTGTGCTATTTGACACATAAAGTGCAATCTTCTCTGTCTGTGAACTCGGCCAGAGCAACACTgtattccacattaaaaaaa harbors:
- the Cdca8 gene encoding borealin, with protein sequence MAPRKGRTRSTKTNALRNRKLASFLKDFDREVQIRSKQIESDRQNLLKEVENLYNIEILRLPKALREMNWLDYFALGGNKQALEEAATADIDITEINKLTAEAIQTPLKSVKKRKVIQVDEAIMEEEEEEKNHKTLRSARVKRCPPSRKRTQSVQGRGRSKRVSNDFVTPAMSRLEPSLVKPTPGVTPRFDSRVFKTPGLRTPAAREQIYNISINGSPLADSKEISLTVPVGGGASLRLLASDLQKVDIAQLNPEAIGNIKKLSSRLAQICNSIRTGK